The proteins below are encoded in one region of Brevundimonas fontaquae:
- the fni gene encoding type 2 isopentenyl-diphosphate Delta-isomerase: protein MSTDADALIRRKDEHIDHVRAGRGVSQTTSGLDAVRFVHDALPDIDHDAIDLATRFLGRRVALPFLISSMTGGPSRAEAINTRLAEAAQALGVVLAVGSQRVALETEGGVGLGLDLRRRAPDAMILANLGAVQFALGYGVDEARRAMEMIGADALILHLNPLQEGIQPEGDRDWRGVAQGIEQVAAAFPGRLIVKETGAGLSGAVARRLADMGVAALDVAGAGGTNWGLIEGARATGGRAEALAAPFAGWGVPTARSLLDCAEAAPELDLMGSGGIRDGLDAARAIRLGACLVGQAAGVLEAALTSTEAVVDHLDLMAAQLRLACFCTGSADLAALAQAPLLDEPRF from the coding sequence ATGTCCACCGACGCCGATGCCTTGATCCGGCGCAAGGACGAACACATCGACCACGTGCGGGCTGGGCGAGGCGTCAGCCAGACGACCTCGGGTCTGGACGCCGTCCGTTTTGTTCACGACGCCCTGCCGGATATCGATCATGACGCCATCGATCTGGCGACGCGCTTTCTGGGGCGACGGGTCGCCTTGCCGTTCCTGATCAGTTCGATGACCGGCGGGCCGTCGCGGGCCGAGGCGATCAATACGCGGTTGGCCGAGGCGGCCCAGGCCCTGGGCGTCGTTCTGGCTGTCGGCTCACAGCGTGTGGCGCTGGAGACGGAAGGTGGTGTGGGTTTGGGACTGGATCTGCGACGCCGCGCCCCCGATGCGATGATTTTAGCCAACCTGGGCGCCGTGCAGTTTGCCCTGGGCTATGGCGTCGACGAGGCGCGGCGGGCCATGGAGATGATCGGCGCCGACGCCCTGATCCTTCATCTCAATCCATTGCAGGAAGGCATTCAGCCCGAGGGCGATCGAGACTGGCGCGGCGTGGCGCAAGGCATCGAACAGGTCGCGGCGGCTTTCCCGGGTCGTCTGATCGTCAAGGAGACCGGCGCCGGCCTGTCGGGCGCGGTGGCGCGCCGCTTGGCGGACATGGGCGTCGCCGCGCTGGACGTGGCCGGAGCGGGGGGCACCAACTGGGGCCTGATCGAGGGCGCGCGAGCCACGGGCGGTCGGGCGGAAGCGCTGGCCGCACCCTTCGCCGGCTGGGGCGTACCGACGGCGCGCAGCCTGCTAGACTGCGCCGAGGCCGCGCCGGAACTGGATCTGATGGGGTCGGGCGGCATCCGCGACGGGCTGGATGCAGCGCGCGCGATCCGGCTAGGCGCTTGCCTAGTCGGTCAGGCGGCCGGGGTGCTCGAGGCGGCGCTGACCTCGACCGAGGCGGTGGTGGATCATCTGGACCTGATGGCGGCCCAGCTGCGACTGGCCTGTTTCTGCACCGGATCGGCGGACCTCGCCGCCCTGGCTCAGGCTCCGTTGCTGGATGAGCCGCGTTTCTGA
- a CDS encoding ABC transporter ATP-binding protein yields MGSDIAPALSLSGIDAGYDGRPVLRDFSLSIAAGEVYALLGANGAGKSTVARVASGLLLARRGRVVLGEGGGPRGRIGLAPQDSALFPALSPRENVDVTARLCGVPKRDRSAAVNRALDLTGCGPRADQPVRTLSGGWKRRANLSAALVGQPRLLIADEPTEGVDAATRGVLSIALRETAKAGAGCLLISHDAIFVADTADRIGVLAQGRLLAEGAPNALLHRAFGSARLLSIRLTRPASDLAAQWFAQAGLSASEDGLEWRRLCEDALAIAQMLAAVVDGEDGEVAVRRPGLDDLVAQLSQAPS; encoded by the coding sequence TTGGGGTCTGACATCGCGCCGGCCTTGTCGCTGAGCGGGATCGATGCGGGCTACGACGGCCGACCTGTGCTGCGTGACTTCAGCCTGAGCATCGCTGCGGGCGAGGTCTATGCCCTGCTCGGGGCGAATGGCGCGGGCAAGTCCACGGTGGCGCGTGTCGCCTCAGGGCTGCTGCTTGCTCGGCGCGGGCGTGTCGTCCTGGGCGAAGGCGGCGGACCACGCGGGCGCATCGGGCTGGCGCCGCAGGACAGCGCCCTGTTCCCGGCCCTGTCGCCGCGCGAGAACGTCGATGTGACGGCCCGGCTATGCGGCGTGCCCAAGCGTGATCGCAGCGCGGCGGTGAACCGCGCGCTCGACCTGACCGGCTGCGGCCCGCGCGCGGATCAGCCGGTGCGCACCCTGTCGGGCGGCTGGAAGCGGCGCGCCAACCTCAGCGCCGCCCTGGTGGGGCAACCGCGGCTGCTGATCGCCGACGAACCGACGGAAGGGGTGGATGCGGCGACCCGCGGCGTCCTGTCAATCGCACTGCGCGAAACCGCAAAAGCCGGCGCCGGCTGCCTGCTGATCAGTCACGACGCCATCTTCGTCGCCGATACGGCCGACAGGATCGGCGTCCTGGCGCAGGGGCGACTTCTGGCGGAAGGCGCGCCGAACGCCCTGCTTCATCGCGCGTTCGGCTCAGCCCGACTGCTCAGCATTCGCCTGACCCGACCGGCGTCAGACCTTGCCGCCCAATGGTTCGCCCAGGCGGGGCTGAGCGCGTCCGAGGACGGGCTGGAGTGGCGGCGGCTCTGCGAGGACGCGTTAGCAATCGCCCAGATGCTGGCCGCCGTCGTCGATGGCGAGGATGGCGAGGTCGCCGTGCGCCGCCCCGGACTGGACGATCTGGTCGCGCAACTGTCGCAGGCTCCGTCATGA
- a CDS encoding polyprenyl synthetase family protein, which produces MAIVGIRRQPPLADASCDPDDLRLQVQAHLAEVAPAHGGLLSTAAREALLGQGKRVRPVLAMLAAAHVGGDPEDALDYACALEMVHAASLVLDDLPCMDDASLRRGQPTLHRRHGEDTAVLAAVALLNQATRLVLQTPAPAETRLAALDLLTQAIGFDGLSEGQMRDLRDNARDRDETALRQINDLKTGALFVATVHGGGLLGGGDAQDLARLSIFGEAIGFAFQLCDDLLDVCSTVDAVGKDVGQDDDTTTFVDLWGECRTRAAVRQSLAKAVEAVGHDSPLALYVLDLFQQAELGV; this is translated from the coding sequence ATGGCGATCGTCGGCATCCGGCGCCAACCGCCCCTGGCGGACGCATCGTGCGACCCCGACGATCTGCGTCTGCAGGTTCAGGCGCACCTGGCCGAGGTCGCGCCCGCGCATGGCGGCCTGCTGTCCACAGCGGCCCGCGAGGCCTTGCTGGGACAGGGAAAGCGGGTCCGGCCGGTGCTGGCCATGCTGGCGGCGGCGCATGTCGGCGGCGATCCGGAAGACGCCCTGGACTATGCCTGCGCGCTGGAAATGGTTCATGCCGCATCACTGGTTCTGGACGATCTGCCGTGCATGGACGACGCCTCGCTGCGTCGGGGCCAGCCGACCCTGCATCGTCGCCACGGCGAGGATACGGCGGTTCTGGCGGCCGTAGCCCTGCTGAACCAGGCGACGCGTCTGGTGCTACAGACCCCGGCGCCGGCGGAAACGCGTCTGGCTGCCCTGGACCTTTTGACGCAGGCGATCGGATTCGACGGTTTGTCCGAGGGTCAGATGCGCGACCTGCGCGACAACGCGCGGGATCGCGACGAAACCGCCTTGCGCCAGATCAACGATTTGAAAACCGGCGCCCTGTTCGTCGCCACCGTGCACGGCGGCGGTCTGCTCGGCGGCGGCGATGCGCAGGATCTGGCGCGGCTGTCGATCTTCGGCGAGGCGATCGGCTTCGCCTTCCAGCTTTGCGACGATCTGCTGGATGTCTGTTCGACCGTGGACGCCGTCGGCAAGGACGTGGGTCAGGACGACGACACCACCACCTTCGTCGATTTGTGGGGCGAATGCCGGACCCGCGCGGCGGTGCGGCAATCCTTGGCCAAGGCGGTCGAGGCCGTCGGCCATGACAGCCCCCTGGCCCTCTACGTCTTGGACCTATTCCAGCAGGCCGAACTTGGGGTCTGA